atccTTACTATTCCTTTTTATTATACAGGCAGTTCATCAAAGAACACAATTTGGAGGGGATGGTCACCCCTCTGCAGGCAGCCAAAAAATGGGACAACTTAAAACAACGCTACAAGGTAATTTGAAAGtagttattttctttcatttatatttatgtgTATGACGAATGATTGCAGTGTCTTTCTGTGCTTTCTCCCCTACTAATGTGTGACCATCCAATGCTTTTCCACTCTTGTGTTATAGGagctaaaaacacccaagaCGGGGTCGGggacagacggaggagaagAAACTGCAGCGTCTTGGGTGTATTTCGAGGACATGCATGCAGTGCTTGGTGGTCGTCCCTCCATTGATCCTCCCCTGCTGGTGGCCTCTGCTTCCTCAGAAGAGGACCCCACAACACTGCTCTTAGTAAGtgtcaaagaaaaacatattagaAGTATTTATTGTTAACAAAAACTTCAGCAAAACCTGGACATTATCAATTAGTAATACATTGCTGTTGTTTAACCAGGACATGGTTGAAGGCCCATCCTCTTCAGCCTCAGCATCCACATCTGCTGCCTCTGCATCTGCTGCCTCTGCATCAGCAGCCTCCACATCTGCTGCCTCCGCTTCAGCAGCCTCCTCATCTGCAAGTGTTCAGTCCACCTCTGCCACCAGATCTGAGGAGAGCCCCCCAACACCTTCTcccagaaagaagaagagaaaatctAACCCAACCTTGGATTTTTTGAAGGCAGAGAGTGAACGGGAGCAAAGGCGCCATGAGGAGAGTGAGGCAAAAACCGACCGCTTCCTCGATTTGTTTGAACGAATGGTGGACAAAATGTAACTTTCTTTCCCCCTCTTAAGGTTCTCAGGTTAAAAATTTGcactgtttatttattattgtatgTGTTTTACCTGttagtttgttttgctgtgatttttttaataaagaatttttactttgggagtaattgtgtTACGTTTCtttcacagataatatttacaacggctattagaaagaaatcaagaaaattcatttgaaagcatttatttacaaggtcacacatgcaacatgttaaacatttctattgCAGGGCACATTACTAGTTATACAGGctgttgttattgatcattgaccaaaGTTTAGCACTGCTGCTCCAGGCCAGAGAGTAATGCAGCCAGCTGGTCCCTTTTGGCACTTCCTGACTGCTCATTCGCCAGTGGGGCAGGTGGTGGTCGAGGGTCGTACATGTCTTGTGCAATGTCAGTGTCTGGCTCCAACACGTCACCGTTGTCCAAACACACATTATGCAAAAAGGCACAGGTAGCAATGACCACTGGGGAGAATGTTGGTCTAACCTCTAGGGCTCGAAAAAGGGTAGACCTCCATCGTGTCTTCAGGACACCAAAAGCCCTTTCAATGATGCTGCGAGCCCGGGAGTGGTGATAATTGAATCTGGACTCTGACCGGTCCCGCACAGGTTCTCTGTATGGTGTTAAGAGGCTGATGGGCGTCGCTAAACATGGATAGCCGCCATCACCCAGAAGGATGTATTCTGCTGGAGGGTATAGTTGTGCTTTGTAAAAAGGACTGTTTTTTAATATGCGAGTGTCATGCACAGCACCAGGATAGCCCACGAAGATGTCCAAAAACCTGCCATTTGCATCACAAATGGCCTGCATGTTGATTGAAAAGAAACCTTTGTAGTTAAGGTAGTCGATTCTGTGATGGGCAGGAGGTTTGATTCGGAAATGGCAACCATCAATTGCTCCAACAACACAATTGAGGACGGGGGTTCCTGCAAGTTGTCCAAATGCTTCTCCAATTGTGTTGAGATCCTCGAGGCGTGGAAAACTGATAGCCAGCTTCAGGTTACGCCAGATCAGATGTGCAACTCTGTGGATTACGCGGTGGACAGTGGACCTTGGAACACAAAAAACACTTGACACAACTCGGTAAGAGAGTCCGTGGGCCAGCCAGTACACATATATCAGGACCTCAAGTTGAGAGCCCCAGCCATGGTCCTGTTCCCTCTGCAGAAGTCTCTGTAGCCCCTGCATGGCTCTTCTGGTCAGGCGAAAGTCCTGCTGTAGTTCTGCCTCCACATTGAACCACAGCCGGAGTACAGGCACATCCTGGTTCAGCTGGCAGTAAGACACAGCACGGCCACTCTAAGGATGAGACGAAAGACGTTATACATATGCAGTAATTATACTTTGAAAATAGTAAAAATATATGCAACTCCTCTGCTGTAGAAATTTGTGGatctgttaaaatgtttttttcttttttttgtaatgtaatgtttttatttagttgTACAACATATTCACTGGCTACATTATCATTTACtgatgattcatttttttagtCTGCTTCAATTTGAAATTGTAACGTTGAAAAAAGCCTGTGGGAGTGAGTAATTTGACAGAGTAGTTTCAATTTAATTACACATTTTCCACTTGTATCTGTGTCTTTCCCTGCACAACAGATTAGCATTTAGAACAATTCGATTTTAACCTTCCAGGCCACCACCAACACGTTACTCACACACCAAAAAGAATAGAGGTGGATATTTCTTTCATATTAAGTTTGTCATTATTTGACAATTTCCTCTACAACATCACTGGTCATTCTGTGATCAAGGATTAGGGACAATGCACGAGTACATTCCAGTAAACGTTGCGTTCGTCTACACAAACTGCAGGGGATTTTTTTATCCAACACACCTGTATCTGAGCCATCAGCGTCGCCATTCTTCGAAAATGTCTTCTCCGTCTTACGGCTTTTCTTCTCGCTATGGACAATCTTAAAAAGATTCCCAAAGCCCACGCTATGGAGATTACTGCAGCTTCCACCGGCATTGTTGCTTCTACTGTTTATTTCCCGATGTTCCACTTccggctttcttctaccctcttgcgcagtgctgccccctgtcgtccaaggacgtaactgtgtttaagggttgtcccatttccaagtgacattacattccttaacacttgttttaaGGAGGCACtcaatttgagattgaggatcgaggttgaggagtgaggattaagcagagaattgggattgggcctagCTTTGGATACTggttcaagagcggaacaactgtcagccacctcctctacatggatgacatcaaactatatgccaagaatgagcgtgacatcgactccctgattcacctcaccaggatatacagcaatgacatcaggatgtcattcggactagatAAGTGTGGACAAATGgcatctagaagagggaaggtgagcACAACTGAAGGAACTGAattacctgaagggaacataacagatgtgcaggacagctacaagtacctggggatcccacaggtaaatggtaactatgaggaggcagctcgaaagtcagccacagccaaatacctacagagagtaagacaggtcgtgaagagccagctgaatggcaaaaattaGATCCAGGTcataaacacctacgccctaccagtaatcagataccctgctggcataatatcctggccactggaagaaatgcaagccactgatatcaagacaagaaagcttcttacaatgcatggagggttccaccctaagtgtagcatactgaggctatacaccaagagaaaggagggaggccgaggacgagtgagtgtcagagccactatccaggaggaaaccaagagcctccacgAGTacaccaagaagatggcccccagtgatgatctgctaagtgaatgcctcagacatcaaaagcccagtaaggaggagccagaggagctatcatggacagacaaagccctgcatggcatgtaccactgacacattgaagaagtggctgacattggaaaaacataccagtggctggaaaaggctggactgaaggacagcacagaggccctaattatggctgcacaagaacaggcccttaacacaaggtcaatagaggccgggatctaccacaccaaacaagaacccaggtgcagactgtgcaaagaagccccagagacagtacagaccatcacagcagggggtaagatgctggcaggcaaggcgtacatggaacggcacaaccaggtagcgggcatagTGTACAgaaacatatgtaccgagtatggactggaggtccaagggtcaagatgggagacacctccaaaggtggtcaagaacaatcgagccaagatcctgtgggacttccagatccagactgacaagcaggtgatggccaatcaacctgacatagtggtggtggataaacagcagaagacagctgtggtgatagcaacatcaggaaaaaggagcacaagaagctggagaaataccaagggttgagggaagagatagagagagtgtgggctgtaaaggcaacagtgatacctgTAGTGattgggacactgggagcaggaacccccaagctgggaggatggctccagcagataccaggaacaacatctgagagctctgttcaaaagagtgCAATCCttggaacagctaagatcctttgcagaaccctcaagctcccaggcctctggtagaggacccgagcttgaacgagacagacacaataccgccggggtggcgagaacacagtttatATAAAGAGAGGAAATTCccgaacaaacaaaaaccctgaCCCAGAATTTTTTTAGGACTACAAGTACAAGTCAAGCTGCCCCCCCAACCACTTCTACCAGGGTTTGGGCAACCATCAGGCATGCAGGTAAGTGGTTGTTAGTAAACCAATTGTTTTCCAAATGGGCTATATTTTGCCTCAAACACACTTCTAATCTGGCTACACCCACAACTGTTTGTTTGgcattttctttgtgtttttagttAAAATGAATCTGCATGTTCCACATTTAGCATGTTTTGTGGAGTCATTCAGTTTAGAAAATCAAGaggctgtttgtttacagaaggGGTAATCAAGCTTAACCTGAActgcacatttacatttatgcCACAGAGGTaacatgaaatatgtgaaaGGTTGAGCATTTGCAAACCCCTCGACAAAAGTGAGGAAATTATACATTTAATTGTTAGGCATGGGAACCGAAGGCTTTGGcccaaacatcaacaaaaatgaTTCAATTAACACCTTTCTGTGGACTAAAGTGTCTGCTAGTACATCAATAAACAGTATCAACTTTAACAGATAGTATCACCTTCTTGCTCTTTTCAGCTGAGGAGTACACTCCTCTTCGGACTGAATGTCTGTTGTGTCACAGTCTCCGCTGAGATACCTGGACAGCCATTTGTTTGCCTCAGCATGGTCACCTACATTACAGTACAACATCCAGGTACAGTTAATGTCAAGAACAAAAAATTACATTCATATACTGTGTAGGCCCTGTAGTATTTTAATATTATAGATGACAATGTTTATAATGTAATATAATGTAATCAATATTTTCATATCATTCATACATGGACCTGTGTGCAGACGTCTGAGTCAAACCCACCATGGTTGCTGAGGACCTTCACAGGCTTATGAATCTGCCATCCAGGCCTTGGCTGCTCCCTGTTTCGGATGGCTGAATGGAGCTTATTGGTGTCCTTGGGGTTGAGTGGGGGCCAGAACACTTTATCCCCATCAATCCAAGTGCTTGGAATAATTTCTACAGCACCACTACTAAATTTAACTATGTaccattgtttgtttgtcttctcACTCATCTTGAGGCAGATTATTGGACACACAAGCCAAAAAAAGGGAACCGATTTCATGAATTATCAGACAGATCAAATGAACTTTTTGGAAAATTCGTGTCTTTATTAATTGGTATGGATAATTGGGACAACAATAAATTTTGTTTTGTCAGGGTAAAGTGTGTACTTTTTGACAATATGCTGAAGCATTGCCACACTGACTGCCATGTTCAGCCCCCAAACTGTAAACACCCGAATCCTCTCAGAGGGAAACGGATACTGGGTGAAGGACTCTTTCTTGGTGAATTTTCGAAAAGTGACAAAGGTCTCTTGAGCCTCTGGGAtcctgacaatgttttcaataaGTACAATGTCGTCAAGAATCAGAAAACAGTTATCTCGAGATTTGGATGACAAAGTGAACTTCTCTGTTTGGAGCTTGCGGTATTGCTCTCCATGTCTAGTGCAAGATGTCAGTGGGCCGTCATGGTGAGGATGCATGAATTTGTGTCCTGTCTTGACAGAGATTGTGGTCTGCACAGGTTTTTCTGAAAGCCTTTTAATCACTTGTTGTAGAGGCAAGTGAGGCTTGCGCAACAGGCGCTTCAGCTGACCCAAGTAATTCTCATATGGAAAGGCTGATATGTTGTCTAATGGACCAAAGAGATGGTATTCTGCTGCCAAGTGTGTCAGCTGATGTACATTATATGTTATTTCATTTCTGCCATACAACTGCCCAAAGTGCCtcacaaatgaaattaacagTTCTTGAGCAAAATCAATTATCTGTTTAGATGACTGTGGAGACAACAGTAGATGCATGGCCACTGAAAACAACGTAAAATTGTTGTACATTGCAAGGGGAATTATGTCTCGCAGTACTACTGGACCAGCATAAAGCATGAAGTACTGCAGCTCTGTTGCCTTCCACCGATCTATTTCCGACAATTGCCTGGGTTTGCGAGAAAATTCAGCAGGTGTATAAGGTTTCAGTCTCATCAACTTTAGGGAAATATCTTCAATTGTTTTACTGGGCAGCCTAGTTGCAAGTGACCTGCCTTTAATCCAAATGTACAGCAACTTCCTAGTTACCCCCAGACAGCATAGATGCATGTAGTCTAATGGGAACATTGTCACCATCTTCACCAGACCAGCAAGTGGGGCCAGTGTTTGACACAAGTGGTGGTCTTTATCAATCATAGAATTAAAGTCTGTGTCCGTTCTCAATTTGACATTTGTGTCTGGATAAGTCATTTTGTTGTGCCATTCACCAACTTGAAAACACTTGTCACATCCAGAGTAACCATTGTGGCTTTTAGTATTTTTTATGAAAGCCCGAGCTGGGGCGTCGCACACAAATGAGCACACTTCAACCAGTATCTGCTTCCCATTGTGAACAATTCCATTTTTTAGAATGTCAGCAAGATCCTTAACAAATGGGTCCAGGAATTCAAAGACACTTTTTGGCTTACTAAAGCCACAGAAGAGGCCGACAAGGAATGGTGATCTACTCAAATGTAGGTTAGCTGTTGCTAGGATAGGCCAGAACTGAACTTTGCTGCTTTTGAATAGTGGCAGACCATCAATGTTAAACTGGAGCTTAATTTTAGACAAATTGTCAGGCAGCTTCAGAGACTTTAGTCTTGACATCAATCCTGTGGCTAGGCCAACATGATAATATTCTCCCCCctctatttttattgtttgtatttcaccTTGTGTCCTTTAAATTGTGCATCTTTTGGCAACTCGGGATGAAATGCACGCAAAATGCTCAAGAGAACAGTCAGTGCCACTAATGATACGGAAAATGTTGAGGCCCAGAATCTCAGGCTTGTGATTTAGACTTGCATTGTTGGGGGATCATCATCCACATGATCCACATCTACATCATGTTGATGATGATCATGGTGATGAGTAAAATGATCAGTGTCATGATCATCATCACGGTCAAGATGATCATCATCACAATCCAGACGATCATCCTCATGATCAAGATAATCATCTTCTTGATAGTGATGATCATCTTGATCAAGATGATGCTTGGAATTTGATGTGCACTCAGGTGCACCATCCAATGATGCATGGCTCTCACCCACTGTTGATCTCACAGCTCCTATAGCTGCCTGGCCCTTTGCTACTGGTGAAATTTTCACCTCAATGTTGGCTTTTTCAAAGTCATTGAGTATCTTTGACTCACAAGCCTTTACCATAGACAAAACCCTACATTTCTTTGTCCACCGTGATTCCATTTTGCTTTTCGTTaccttttttttgctttctcttgaagtgaagtttgttttctattttgatctgtaagagaaaggaaaaagcaaacattaGCTTTGCTAAACATTTTTTGCCAGAATGTGTATCTGTATtcaaccccccccaaaaaaaaaaaaaaaaaaaaaatcaatttatctTGGTGGAGGGTTGCGGGGCGGGGGTTGTCTGTTTTTCCAGATTTGCtctcttttcactctttccacCTCCTTACCAACAGCCTTCAACATAATCTGCCATGCCTTATCTACCTGAGCTCACCCATGTCAAtattctctgtctgtctgtctgaatgCTGGATaatttgtttaattaaaaaaatcataaattcTTTCATGATTCTTTTGAAATTGCAGTCACAGCATTCACACCCATATTCCACAGGAATTGCAACTTTCTATGTTAATGTTGGACTATAtacaggggtgcacataatattttttgtctggttctcagaggagaaccttgggttgttgcttggtcctcacatttttaaattttttatttttttttcccacgcctacctacaggaagaacaaaatagagTGATGCGCGGACAATGTTACATAgtctgctttaatttcaactgaaaatgaagagaagcagtgcaacagaatgtctgaaaccttgtaactttcacaaaatataatggtgtttaaagctctgaaaaataaaagtgctcgtacaatatttgctttttatcacttaaagggatacttcaacattttggcaaattggcccatttagcgcaattccttagtcatttcgaacagcatacttcctttttttgtgagggcgagctgttgtttattcagaggtgagtcggggaaggttttcgagatggacacaatggaagtggatggtattt
The window above is part of the Salarias fasciatus chromosome 23, fSalaFa1.1, whole genome shotgun sequence genome. Proteins encoded here:
- the LOC115381289 gene encoding serine/arginine repetitive matrix protein 2-like, coding for MQPVILQMHFTSGTTDATRALIRFRDSNDKGFLKNKQAPKKLWEQFIKEHNLEGMVTPLQAAKKWDNLKQRYKELKTPKTGSGTDGGEETAASWVYFEDMHAVLGGRPSIDPPLLVASASSEEDPTTLLLDMVEGPSSSASASTSAASASAASASAASTSAASASAASSSASVQSTSATRSEESPPTPSPRKKKRKSNPTLDFLKAESEREQRRHEESEAKTDRFLDLFERMVDKM
- the LOC115381201 gene encoding protein ALP1-like; this translates as MPVEAAVISIAWALGIFLRLSIARRKAVRRRRHFRRMATLMAQIQSGRAVSYCQLNQDVPVLRLWFNVEAELQQDFRLTRRAMQGLQRLLQREQDHGWGSQLEVLIYVYWLAHGLSYRVVSSVFCVPRSTVHRVIHRVAHLIWRNLKLAISFPRLEDLNTIGEAFGQLAGTPVLNCVVGAIDGCHFRIKPPAHHRIDYLNYKGFFSINMQAICDANGRFLDIFVGYPGAVHDTRILKNSPFYKAQLYPPAEYILLGDGGYPCLATPISLLTPYREPVRDRSESRFNYHHSRARSIIERAFGVLKTRWRSTLFRALEVRPTFSPVVIATCAFLHNVCLDNGDVLEPDTDIAQDMYDPRPPPAPLANEQSGSAKRDQLAALLSGLEQQC